The following coding sequences lie in one Capsicum annuum cultivar UCD-10X-F1 chromosome 5, UCD10Xv1.1, whole genome shotgun sequence genomic window:
- the LOC107870994 gene encoding inositol-3-phosphate synthase translates to MFIENFKVESPNVKYTENEIQSVYIYDTTELVHEARNGNYQWIVKPNSVQYQFKTDIHVPKLGVMLVGWGGNNGSTLTGGVIANREGISWATKEKVQQANYFGSLTQASTIRVGSFNGEEIYAPFKSLLPMVNPDDVVFGGWDISNMNLADAMVRAKVFDVDLQKQLRPYMESMVPLPGIYDPDFIAANQEARANNVIKGTKKEQVDQIIKDIREFKEKNKVDKIVVLWTANTERYSNVIVGLNDTMENLLAAVDRNEAEISPSTLHAIACILENVPFINGSPQNTFVPGLIDLAIQRNTLIGGDDFKSGQTKMKSVLVDFLVGAGIKPTSIVSYNHLGNNDGMNLSAPQTFRSKEISKSNVVDDMVTSNAILYESGEHPDHVVVIKYVPYVGDSKRAMDEYTSEIFMGGKSTIVMHNTCEDSLLAAPIILDLVLLAELSTRIQLKAEGEGKFHSFHPVATILSYLTKAPLVPPGTPVVNALSKQRAMLENIMRACVGLAPENNMILEYK, encoded by the exons ATgttcattgaaaattttaaagttgaaagTCCAAATGTGAAATACACAGAGAATGAAATTCAGTCTGTGTATATTTATGATACCACAGAGCTTGTTCATGAAGCGAGAAATGGCAATTATCAATGGATTGTTAAGCCTAACTCTGTTCAATATCAATTTAAAACTGATATCCATGTTCCCAAATTAGG GGTGATGCTTGTTGGATGGGGAGGAAATAATGGATCAACATTGACTGGAGGTGTTATTGCAAACAGaga aggAATTTCGTGGGCAACTAAAGAAAAGGTGCAGCAAGCGAATTATTTTGGGTCTCTTACTCAGGCATCAACAATTCGAGTTGGGTCTTTTAATGGTGAAGAGATCTATGCACCCTTCAAGAGCCTCCTTCCCATG GTCAACCCAGACGACGTAGTGTTTGGAGGATGGGACATTAGCAACATGAATTTGGCAGATGCCATGGTCAGGGCAAAGGTTTTCGATGTTGATCTCCAAAAGCAGTTGAGGCCCTACATGGAATCAATGGTTCCTCTTCCTGGTATCTATGACCCTGACTTCATTGCTGCTAACCAAGAAGCGCGTGCCAACAACGTGATCAAAGGAACCAAGAAAGAACAAGTGGATCAAATTATTAAAGATATTAG GGAATTCAAGGAGAAGAACAAGGTAGACAAGATAGTGGTTCTATGGACTGCCAACACTGAAAGATACAGCAATGTGATTGTTGGCCTTAACGACACCATGGAAAACCTTTTAGCTGCTGTGGATAGAAACGAGGCTGAAATATCTCCTTCTACATTGCATGCTATTGCTTGCATTCTTGAAAATGTGCCTTTCATCAATGGAAGCCCTCAAAACACTTTTGTCCCAG GTCTTATTGATTTGGCTATACAGAGGAACACATTAATTGGTGGTGATGACTTCAAGAGTGGTCAGACCAAGATGAAGTCTGTGTTGGTTGATTTCCTTGTTGGAGCTGGTATTAAg CCAACGTCAATAGTGAGCTACAATCACTTGGGTAACAATGATGGAATGAATCTTTCTGCACCTCAAACTTTCCGGTCTAAGGAGATCTCAAAAAGCAATGTTGTAGATGACATGGTTACTAGCAATGCCATTCTCTATGAATCTGGCGAGCACCCTGACCATGTTGTTGTGATTAAG TACGTTCCATATGTTGGAGACAGCAAGAGGGCAATGGATGAGTACACATCAGAGATTTTCATGGGTGGAAAGAGCACCATAGTTATGCATAACACTTGTGAGGACTCTCTTTTGGCAGCTCCTATTATCTTGGACTTGGTCCTTCTCGCAGAACTCAGCACTCGCATTCAGCTCAAAGCTGAAGGAGAG GGAAAGTTTCACTCCTTCCATCCTGTGGCTACGATACTCAGCTACCTCACCAAGGCTCCTCTG GTACCACCAGGTACCCCAGTGGTGAATGCCCTTTCAAAGCAGAGGGCAATGCTTGAGAACATAATGAGAGCTTGTGTTGGTTTGGCACCAGAAAACAACATGATTTTGGAATACAAATGA